Proteins from a genomic interval of Candidatus Omnitrophota bacterium:
- a CDS encoding phosphatidylglycerol lysyltransferase domain-containing protein, translating into MILTQDLLAHKPLFDFFLARDERRVSCYHFSSVFAWQDFFRFTFEVIHDRLCVFAHQPQGCFLYTPPVGGGLDIATVEECFKRMGKNRLARVENICDNQLPALVCKEYNSRHKADEYIYRRQDIAGLRGNAYKSRRHDVNLAVRQYPIFEQYEDRYYQGCIALYERWAAQRARCRDEDVHRAMLEDNRRVHALVIAHAGALGLIGRVVIIDGEVAAYTFGYPQNDHTFCVLFEVADLARPGLASYIFNRLCADEALGPFEFVNAMDDFGMPGVARAKELFHPVLKVALYTLTEI; encoded by the coding sequence GTGATATTGACCCAGGACCTGCTGGCCCATAAGCCCCTGTTCGATTTTTTTTTGGCCCGCGACGAACGCCGCGTGTCCTGCTATCATTTTTCCTCCGTTTTTGCCTGGCAGGATTTTTTCCGTTTCACCTTTGAGGTCATCCATGACCGTTTGTGCGTGTTCGCGCATCAGCCGCAGGGGTGTTTCCTGTATACGCCTCCCGTGGGCGGTGGGCTGGATATAGCGACGGTGGAAGAATGTTTCAAACGCATGGGCAAAAACCGTCTGGCGCGCGTGGAAAATATTTGCGATAACCAATTGCCCGCGCTCGTTTGCAAGGAGTATAATAGCCGTCACAAAGCGGATGAATACATTTACCGCAGGCAGGACATTGCGGGCCTGCGCGGCAACGCGTACAAGTCCCGGCGCCATGATGTGAATCTGGCGGTCAGGCAGTACCCGATCTTTGAGCAGTATGAGGACCGGTATTATCAGGGATGCATAGCCCTTTATGAACGCTGGGCCGCCCAACGTGCCCGTTGCCGTGATGAGGACGTTCACCGCGCCATGCTGGAGGATAATCGCCGTGTGCATGCCCTCGTGATCGCGCATGCCGGGGCGTTGGGGCTGATCGGGCGCGTGGTCATTATCGACGGGGAAGTGGCCGCGTACACGTTTGGATATCCGCAGAACGATCATACTTTTTGCGTGCTTTTTGAGGTCGCTGACCTCGCCAGGCCGGGGTTGGCGTCTTATATTTTTAACCGTTTGTGCGCGGACGAGGCCCTGGGCCCTTTCGAGTTCGTCAACGCCATGGATGATTTCGGCATGCCCGGCGTGGCCAGGGCCAAGGAATTGTTCCATCCCGTGCTGAAGGTTGCTTTGTATACCCTTACTGAAATTTAA
- a CDS encoding 3'-5' exonuclease, whose product MKIHSAEIVVFDVETTGLFPQDGDRIVEIAAMKVKGGKVVDQFYSLVNPKRPIPPEATNINQITEDMVADAPTADTVLPNLIDFISGGCVAGHNARFDMGFLCYELSLFGRRLKDDTPVVDTLKMAKGLLPYLSSYKLSYLARSLGVTVTQTHRAMADVELTVAVLLRMMEMAADKNADDVGTFLTKFGVEKPLFKLVQVAQDSLF is encoded by the coding sequence TTGAAAATCCACAGCGCTGAAATTGTTGTTTTTGACGTGGAGACCACGGGTCTTTTTCCGCAGGACGGGGACCGCATCGTTGAGATCGCCGCGATGAAGGTCAAAGGGGGAAAGGTGGTGGACCAATTTTATTCCCTGGTCAACCCCAAACGGCCCATTCCGCCGGAGGCCACCAACATCAATCAGATCACCGAAGACATGGTCGCGGATGCTCCCACGGCTGACACGGTCCTGCCGAATCTCATCGATTTTATTTCCGGCGGCTGTGTGGCCGGGCACAATGCGCGTTTCGACATGGGGTTTTTGTGTTATGAACTGTCCTTATTCGGCCGGCGGCTTAAAGACGATACGCCCGTTGTGGACACGCTTAAGATGGCCAAGGGACTTCTGCCGTATTTGAGTAGTTATAAACTTTCTTATCTGGCGCGTTCCTTGGGGGTCACCGTCACCCAAACCCATCGCGCCATGGCGGACGTGGAATTGACCGTGGCCGTGCTTTTGCGGATGATGGAAATGGCCGCGGACAAGAATGCCGACGACGTAGGCACATTCCTCACCAAGTTCGGCGTTGAGAAACCGTTGTTCAAACTGGTCCAGGTCGCCCAGGACTCCCTGTTTTAA
- a CDS encoding aminotransferase class IV produces MTIFLDGKYIQPDDQLLDDLTPGRRRLRGVFETMRARQGRIIFCDEHLRRLSDGLKCLGLEDPLSRRRWKNVLRRLLEQGPCAHSRVRILVWREGRCLRYAAMALKYEPPPMSQYRRGIRVVTAATRRRASLRHARVKSLDYFLFADAYQRAAALGFDEALLLNAQGHVFEASRANIFVLHNGVLLTPPLGSGCLDGIMRGRVIRQALRHKILVRERSLTAKDVIHSDGAFITNALIGVMPLASVDGQALKFPDIRLALLQ; encoded by the coding sequence ATGACCATTTTTTTAGACGGCAAATATATTCAGCCCGACGACCAACTCCTGGACGATCTGACCCCGGGCCGCCGGCGTCTGCGCGGTGTGTTCGAAACCATGCGCGCCCGGCAAGGCCGTATCATTTTTTGTGACGAACATCTCCGGCGCCTGTCCGATGGGCTCAAATGCCTTGGCCTTGAAGATCCCCTGTCCCGTCGCCGCTGGAAAAACGTTCTGCGCCGATTGTTGGAACAAGGCCCTTGTGCGCATTCCCGGGTGCGCATTTTGGTGTGGCGCGAAGGCCGTTGTTTGCGTTATGCCGCGATGGCCCTCAAATACGAACCTCCTCCAATGTCACAATACCGCCGGGGAATAAGGGTCGTGACAGCGGCGACCCGCCGGAGGGCTTCTTTGCGGCACGCCAGGGTGAAGTCCTTGGACTATTTCCTTTTTGCCGACGCTTACCAACGGGCCGCGGCCTTAGGGTTTGACGAAGCCCTTTTACTCAACGCCCAAGGACACGTTTTCGAGGCCAGCCGGGCCAACATTTTTGTCCTGCACAACGGTGTTCTGCTGACACCGCCGCTGGGCAGCGGATGTCTTGACGGGATCATGCGCGGCCGCGTCATCCGTCAGGCCCTGCGGCACAAGATCCTGGTGCGCGAACGCAGTCTCACGGCCAAAGACGTCATCCATAGCGACGGCGCTTTCATCACCAACGCCCTCATCGGGGTCATGCCCCTGGCCTCGGTCGACGGGCAGGCGCTGAAATTCCCTGATATACGCCTTGCCCTTTTGCAGTGA
- a CDS encoding anthranilate synthase component I family protein, giving the protein MDLLHRTLPLKAGAFEIFAAFKDRPYAFFLDSGIQTPAGRFSFIGFSPSSIIEGHLLQDLGRLRAAFDKHKVQAKDFPHPLPGGMVGYIGYDRRFFFGFYDTIIGIDHAAGAIHVTSTGSPQRLQEILRLLDNPPVIPSRPVLPPLELTSNFDKDGYAAIVRRALEHIRAGDIYQINLSREIRASGTGIDPMAVYGALRRISPSDHSAYFTDGKNHILSSSPEQFIAVNGRRVRVRPMKGTRPRGQTPVEDARFRRQLETSAKEIAELLMVTDLERNDLGRVCDYGSVRVSEMRAIEEYATVFQATSTVEGTLHRGCDGFDVLKACFPSGSVTGCPKIAAMTIIERLETAGRGSYTGALGYMSFTGDMDFNVLIRTLIVAPDGITFNVGGGIVADSDPFMEYEETVLKARAMAKALGMP; this is encoded by the coding sequence ATGGATCTTCTTCACCGGACCCTGCCCCTGAAGGCCGGCGCGTTTGAGATTTTCGCGGCCTTTAAGGACCGGCCGTACGCGTTTTTTTTAGACAGCGGCATTCAAACTCCTGCCGGACGTTTTTCTTTCATCGGTTTTTCCCCATCCAGCATCATCGAGGGACATCTCCTTCAAGACCTCGGGCGTTTGCGCGCGGCATTTGACAAGCACAAGGTCCAGGCCAAGGATTTTCCCCATCCTTTGCCCGGGGGCATGGTTGGTTACATCGGATATGACCGGAGGTTCTTTTTTGGTTTTTATGACACCATCATTGGCATCGATCACGCGGCAGGGGCCATCCACGTTACATCAACAGGATCGCCGCAACGGCTGCAGGAGATCTTACGCCTGCTGGACAACCCCCCCGTAATACCTTCCCGGCCTGTTTTGCCGCCGCTTGAATTGACAAGCAATTTTGACAAAGACGGGTATGCGGCCATCGTGCGCCGCGCGCTGGAACATATCCGTGCCGGGGACATTTATCAGATCAATTTGTCCCGCGAGATCCGCGCTTCCGGTACCGGCATTGATCCGATGGCTGTCTACGGGGCCCTGCGCCGTATTTCCCCGTCGGACCACAGCGCGTATTTCACCGACGGGAAAAACCATATTTTGAGCAGTTCCCCTGAGCAGTTCATCGCCGTCAACGGCAGGCGCGTGCGTGTCAGGCCCATGAAAGGCACGCGGCCGCGCGGGCAAACGCCCGTGGAGGATGCCCGTTTTCGCCGTCAGCTGGAGACGAGCGCCAAAGAGATCGCCGAACTTTTGATGGTCACCGACCTTGAGCGCAATGACCTGGGCCGGGTTTGCGATTACGGGTCGGTGCGCGTGTCCGAGATGCGCGCCATTGAAGAGTACGCGACCGTGTTCCAGGCCACATCCACCGTTGAGGGGACATTGCACCGCGGCTGCGACGGGTTTGATGTCCTTAAGGCGTGTTTTCCCAGCGGTTCCGTGACGGGCTGTCCCAAGATCGCGGCCATGACGATCATCGAGCGTTTGGAAACGGCCGGCCGCGGATCGTACACCGGGGCGTTGGGGTACATGAGTTTTACGGGAGACATGGATTTCAACGTTTTGATACGCACCCTCATCGTTGCCCCTGACGGCATCACCTTTAACGTCGGCGGGGGCATTGTCGCGGATTCCGATCCCTTCATGGAATATGAAGAGACCGTGCTCAAGGCCCGGGCCATGGCAAAGGCCCTGGGGATGCCATGA
- a CDS encoding YkgJ family cysteine cluster protein: MIEQLKQFVPSPVCLQCDGCCRFKSADSPWRPKLGPEESAGLALKITGKDWLDDDGHIRTLRHCGENLCRFFNPGDHTCQIYDNRPFECALYPFVLSRSSEGMDVYVHLSCPYVQDTEGSAVLDGYIGYLKEYFQTPAVLDFLKRNAALLHDYSIFFSELQHLFTIKDLRL, translated from the coding sequence ATGATCGAACAATTAAAACAATTCGTTCCCTCGCCGGTGTGTTTGCAATGCGACGGGTGTTGCCGGTTTAAGTCCGCGGATTCACCCTGGAGGCCCAAATTGGGCCCCGAAGAGTCCGCCGGCCTTGCGCTGAAGATCACCGGCAAGGACTGGCTTGATGATGACGGGCATATCCGCACCCTGCGCCATTGCGGAGAGAACCTGTGCCGTTTTTTCAATCCCGGTGACCACACCTGCCAGATCTACGACAACCGTCCTTTTGAATGCGCGCTGTATCCGTTCGTTCTTTCGCGTTCGTCCGAAGGTATGGATGTCTACGTTCATTTGAGCTGCCCGTATGTCCAGGACACCGAGGGGTCGGCCGTGCTGGACGGATACATCGGATATTTGAAAGAATATTTCCAGACCCCGGCGGTGCTGGATTTCCTTAAACGCAACGCGGCCTTGCTCCACGATTATTCTATATTTTTTTCTGAATTGCAGCATTTGTTCACCATTAAGGATTTGCGGCTGTGA